From the genome of Cellvibrio japonicus Ueda107, one region includes:
- the flhB gene encoding flagellar biosynthesis protein FlhB: MAEGDDSSQEKTEEPSARRLEKAREEGQIPRSRDLTTTAVLLLAAIGLWVFAEFMGGKLLGITRENFIISRTDIFDTNAMISHLVRAIYQGMLSMAPLMVLLLIASIVGPIALGGWLMSSKAMMPKLSRMDPIAGLKRIFSLKSLIELFKALLKVSIILLTTIWLLFLYAQDMFRISDEAVGNAIVHSLEISIYATIALAATTIVIAAVDIPLQLYEHNKKLKMSRQDLKDEAKDTDGKPEVKGRIRQLQREMAQRRMMANVPMADVVITNPTHFAVALKYDPETMDTPIMLAKGGDNIALKIREIAKAHNIETIESPPLARAIYYTTEIDQAIPSGLYLAVAQVLAYVFQLRNYRKGKGQKPQYPRNITLPKDMQFDE; the protein is encoded by the coding sequence ATGGCAGAAGGCGACGATAGCAGTCAGGAAAAAACGGAAGAGCCCAGTGCGCGGCGCCTTGAAAAGGCCCGCGAAGAAGGTCAGATTCCCCGCTCGCGCGATCTCACGACGACCGCTGTTTTATTGTTGGCAGCTATAGGCTTGTGGGTTTTCGCAGAATTTATGGGAGGAAAGTTACTGGGGATTACCCGTGAAAATTTTATTATCAGCCGCACGGATATCTTTGATACCAATGCGATGATTTCACATCTGGTGCGCGCGATTTACCAGGGCATGCTGAGCATGGCACCGTTAATGGTGTTATTGTTGATCGCATCTATCGTGGGACCTATTGCCCTGGGTGGCTGGTTGATGAGCTCCAAGGCCATGATGCCCAAGCTGAGCAGGATGGACCCTATTGCCGGACTCAAACGCATATTCTCATTGAAATCCCTGATTGAACTGTTCAAGGCCTTGCTCAAGGTATCTATCATACTCTTGACGACTATCTGGCTATTATTCCTGTATGCACAAGATATGTTCCGTATCAGCGATGAAGCGGTAGGTAATGCCATTGTGCATTCATTGGAGATTTCCATTTATGCCACTATTGCATTGGCAGCTACCACGATTGTTATCGCCGCTGTGGATATTCCGCTGCAGCTCTATGAGCACAATAAAAAGCTCAAAATGTCGCGCCAGGATCTCAAAGATGAAGCCAAGGATACAGATGGCAAGCCTGAAGTCAAAGGTCGTATTCGCCAGTTGCAACGTGAGATGGCGCAGCGCCGTATGATGGCAAATGTCCCTATGGCAGATGTTGTTATCACCAACCCGACGCACTTTGCGGTTGCCCTTAAGTATGATCCTGAAACGATGGATACACCGATTATGCTGGCCAAGGGAGGGGACAATATTGCCTTGAAAATTCGTGAAATTGCCAAGGCACACAACATCGAAACCATAGAGTCGCCGCCTTTGGCCCGCGCCATTTATTACACCACGGAAATAGACCAGGCAATTCCGTCAGGCCTATACCTCGCCGTTGCACAGGTTCTTGCCTATGTTTTCCAATTGCGTAATTACCGTAAAGGCAAGGGGCAAAAACCCCAGTATCCGCGCAATATCACCCTGCCGAAGGATATGCAGTTTGATGAGTAA
- the fliM gene encoding flagellar motor switch protein FliM, giving the protein MTVQDLLSQDEIDALLHGVDDGDIETESDLEPGAVRAYDLTSQDRIVRGRMPTLEMINERFARYTRISMFNLLRRTADVSVGGVQIQKFGEYVHTLYVPTSLNMVKFRPLRGTALIILDARLVFKLVDNFFGGDGRHAKIEGREFTPTELRVVQMVLNQAFVDLGEAWKAVFPVSFEYVHSEVNPSLANIVSPSEVVVVSTFHIELDGGGGEMHITVPYSMIEPIREVLDAGLQSDSEEQDERWVRALREDVLAAKVDLECDVVRRDITLRDIVDLKEGDIIPVEFPDYHVVTANGVPMFRTQLGQHNDNLALKILEFIDRSSAYNVTGTGSANKGDKNGK; this is encoded by the coding sequence ATCACTGTGCAAGACTTACTCTCACAAGACGAAATTGATGCCTTACTCCATGGTGTTGATGACGGCGATATAGAAACTGAATCGGATCTGGAGCCGGGAGCGGTCCGCGCCTACGATTTAACCAGCCAGGATCGCATAGTGCGCGGGCGCATGCCCACGCTGGAAATGATCAACGAACGCTTTGCCCGCTATACCCGCATCAGCATGTTTAACCTGTTGCGTCGTACAGCGGACGTTTCGGTCGGGGGCGTACAGATCCAGAAGTTTGGTGAGTATGTTCACACGCTTTATGTTCCCACCAGCCTGAATATGGTGAAGTTTCGCCCACTGCGCGGAACCGCCCTGATTATCCTCGACGCGCGTTTGGTGTTTAAGCTGGTTGATAACTTTTTTGGCGGCGATGGTCGCCATGCCAAGATCGAGGGGCGTGAGTTCACTCCAACGGAATTACGTGTAGTCCAGATGGTGTTAAACCAGGCATTTGTGGACCTGGGGGAAGCCTGGAAAGCGGTATTTCCCGTCAGCTTTGAATATGTTCACTCCGAAGTGAATCCCTCCCTGGCCAATATTGTCAGCCCGAGCGAAGTGGTTGTGGTCAGCACTTTCCATATCGAATTGGATGGCGGTGGTGGGGAGATGCATATCACAGTGCCTTACTCCATGATCGAACCCATCCGCGAAGTGTTGGATGCCGGTTTGCAGAGCGACAGTGAGGAACAGGACGAGCGCTGGGTGCGTGCACTGCGTGAAGACGTACTGGCAGCCAAGGTAGATTTGGAGTGTGATGTGGTTCGGCGCGATATTACCCTGCGCGATATTGTCGATTTGAAAGAGGGCGATATTATTCCGGTGGAATTTCCGGATTATCACGTAGTTACCGCCAATGGTGTACCTATGTTCCGCACGCAACTCGGCCAGCACAATGACAACCTCGCATTGAAAATACTCGAATTTATTGACCGTAGCAGTGCCTATAACGTCACGGGTACGGGTTCCGCAAACAAAGGTGATAAAAATGGCAAATGA
- the fliO gene encoding flagellar biosynthetic protein FliO has protein sequence MMSVPLAEAQTTSTAANASSAAQIPSVGLEEPLEQSVHTIDKPAASPNYYSKNTPGSSGHLLSVTLALGLIVVLIFGVSWFIRRFGQGMLSGNAHMKMIAAMPLGTRERILLVEVGGKQLLLGVTAQQVNTLHVFDEPVVTSGGSVKHTEFSRKLMAILQQKPGGASTASDNNSSTQG, from the coding sequence ATGATGTCGGTGCCACTTGCGGAGGCACAAACAACATCAACTGCTGCTAATGCCAGCTCCGCCGCGCAGATTCCATCGGTGGGTTTGGAGGAACCGCTAGAGCAATCCGTTCATACAATCGATAAACCTGCTGCCTCGCCTAATTACTACAGCAAAAATACACCGGGTAGTAGCGGTCATTTATTAAGTGTCACCTTGGCGCTGGGGCTGATTGTGGTGTTGATTTTCGGGGTGTCCTGGTTTATTCGCCGTTTTGGGCAGGGCATGTTGAGTGGCAATGCCCATATGAAGATGATTGCTGCCATGCCCCTGGGAACGCGCGAGCGTATCTTGCTGGTAGAGGTGGGAGGAAAACAGTTGCTGTTAGGGGTAACTGCACAGCAGGTCAATACATTGCATGTGTTTGATGAGCCTGTTGTGACCAGTGGGGGTTCTGTAAAACATACAGAGTTCAGCCGCAAACTGATGGCAATCCTGCAGCAGAAACCGGGTGGTGCATCGACTGCCTCCGATAATAATTCATCGACACAGGGTTGA
- a CDS encoding Hpt domain-containing protein, translated as MNHLDYDALNTLRDVMEGDFPLLIDTFILDSTERLQKLHTIINSANADLIRRSAHSFKGSSSNIGAIQLAALCASLEKKALDGDLVNLDQDLRAIEQEYAQVENLLRAMLQVSR; from the coding sequence ATGAACCATCTTGATTATGACGCACTAAATACACTCAGGGATGTCATGGAGGGTGATTTCCCTCTATTGATTGACACCTTTATTCTTGATTCCACCGAGCGCCTGCAAAAGCTGCACACCATTATTAATAGTGCCAATGCCGACTTGATTCGGCGCTCTGCACATAGTTTCAAAGGGAGCAGCAGTAATATCGGCGCGATTCAATTAGCAGCTCTGTGTGCATCCCTGGAAAAAAAGGCCCTCGATGGTGACTTGGTAAACCTTGATCAGGATTTGCGTGCGATAGAGCAGGAATATGCCCAAGTGGAAAACCTGCTGCGCGCTATGTTGCAGGTGAGCCGCTGA
- a CDS encoding DUF2788 domain-containing protein — MTVEQFETWSLYICVSALILFMFFIVWDLAKKSKAGKLGTFVLFGVLGLALIVFVGKEIAVHVIEG, encoded by the coding sequence ATGACGGTTGAGCAATTTGAAACCTGGTCGCTCTATATTTGTGTTTCAGCCCTTATCCTGTTCATGTTTTTTATCGTGTGGGATTTGGCCAAAAAATCCAAGGCAGGCAAGTTGGGGACCTTTGTGCTTTTTGGTGTCCTGGGCCTGGCATTGATAGTGTTTGTTGGTAAAGAAATCGCAGTACATGTCATTGAGGGTTAG
- the fliN gene encoding flagellar motor switch protein FliN — translation MANDDIDQDAMADDWAAAMAEQADAEQAAANPIAFEELIPEPGKRNSNPDLDVILDIPVSISMEVGRTSITIRNLLQLNQGSVIELDRLAGEPLDVLVNGTLIAHGEVVVVNEKFGIRMTDVISPAERIKKLR, via the coding sequence ATGGCAAATGATGATATTGATCAGGATGCAATGGCGGACGATTGGGCTGCTGCCATGGCTGAGCAAGCTGATGCAGAACAGGCGGCTGCCAATCCTATAGCCTTTGAGGAGTTAATCCCCGAGCCGGGTAAAAGGAATTCCAATCCGGATCTGGATGTTATTCTGGACATACCGGTTTCCATTTCCATGGAAGTAGGGCGCACCTCCATTACAATCCGCAATTTGTTGCAGCTAAACCAGGGGTCGGTTATCGAGCTGGATCGCCTCGCCGGTGAACCACTCGATGTGCTGGTCAATGGCACATTGATTGCCCATGGCGAAGTGGTGGTAGTCAATGAAAAATTTGGTATTCGCATGACCGATGTAATCAGTCCTGCGGAGCGCATCAAAAAACTGCGCTAA
- the fliQ gene encoding flagellar biosynthesis protein FliQ — MTPEVVMDIFADAFWLTILMLTVIVGPGLIVGLVVSMFQAATQINEQTLSFLPRLLVTIATLMVAGPWLLTRFMDLFNRLYSAVPGLIG, encoded by the coding sequence ATGACACCTGAAGTGGTAATGGATATTTTTGCGGATGCGTTCTGGCTAACGATCCTGATGCTCACCGTCATCGTAGGCCCCGGATTGATTGTGGGGTTGGTTGTGAGTATGTTCCAGGCAGCGACCCAGATTAACGAGCAAACGCTGAGCTTTTTGCCACGTTTGCTCGTCACCATCGCAACCCTGATGGTGGCCGGCCCCTGGTTGTTAACCAGGTTTATGGATCTGTTCAATCGCCTGTATTCCGCAGTGCCCGGATTAATTGGCTAG
- a CDS encoding flagellar hook-length control protein FliK produces the protein MQHSAQQSGLAVNSLLNLSANVPARTTKSQSNPANTDATSFQQLMQNTRPEVATRPAVKPAASPVRPQEERQADTRPAPANHSHESPRKNPSNPQAPSAKCSEPAMSEQSGANHKKLATDSAVETNTETGIATDKADETLIPEQELMTLMMGELPVEPSVLVTEQGDETPEPLVAPEALLLTAGQIASPLTGEQLSADLLVEEGESALKSPLLTFAGRGQVLVPEGLKPIDPASLATDPVIEGESDQGITLDLDNLQSQVSKVMPELAKSLVSDKSQAGDKPILDALKTPAPPAPVPVDALGRPLDANSPLSPTARSFVAQMNLPQAMGNPQWSQAVSDRVLWMAAQNLSAADIRLDPPDLGSMHVKVSVSQDQASVTFVSPHPQVREALDQQATRLREMFAEQGLNLVNVDVSDRHQQQRAQDESTSGNRSSESQAEEEALQVVGESSIGQLRLIDHYA, from the coding sequence ATGCAACACTCCGCGCAACAAAGCGGTCTAGCCGTTAATTCGCTGCTTAACCTGAGTGCCAATGTGCCTGCCAGGACGACCAAAAGTCAGTCGAACCCAGCCAACACAGATGCAACCAGTTTCCAGCAGTTAATGCAAAATACCCGGCCAGAAGTTGCCACCCGTCCAGCCGTCAAACCTGCTGCAAGTCCTGTGCGCCCCCAGGAGGAGCGACAAGCAGATACCAGGCCGGCGCCTGCTAATCACTCGCATGAGTCTCCTCGTAAGAATCCTTCAAATCCCCAAGCGCCATCGGCTAAGTGTTCCGAGCCAGCCATGTCAGAGCAGTCTGGTGCCAACCATAAAAAACTGGCAACAGATTCGGCAGTAGAAACGAATACAGAAACCGGGATAGCAACAGACAAAGCCGATGAGACTTTAATCCCGGAACAAGAGCTAATGACATTAATGATGGGTGAGTTACCCGTCGAGCCGTCCGTATTAGTAACTGAACAAGGGGATGAAACACCAGAGCCCTTAGTGGCCCCGGAGGCGTTGCTGCTGACCGCAGGGCAAATTGCCAGTCCATTAACCGGTGAACAATTGTCTGCCGATCTTTTGGTGGAGGAGGGCGAAAGTGCATTAAAAAGCCCTTTGCTAACCTTTGCCGGACGTGGCCAGGTTTTGGTACCTGAAGGGCTGAAGCCTATAGATCCCGCCTCATTAGCGACAGACCCGGTGATAGAAGGGGAATCTGATCAGGGGATTACTCTCGATCTGGATAACTTGCAATCACAGGTGTCGAAGGTGATGCCGGAGCTGGCTAAATCCCTGGTATCGGATAAGAGCCAGGCAGGAGATAAGCCCATTTTGGATGCGTTAAAAACCCCAGCTCCACCGGCACCTGTTCCGGTGGATGCACTGGGGCGTCCCCTGGATGCAAATTCCCCTTTATCTCCGACAGCGCGGAGTTTTGTGGCGCAAATGAACCTGCCGCAGGCTATGGGGAATCCCCAGTGGAGCCAGGCTGTGAGTGATCGTGTCCTGTGGATGGCTGCTCAAAACCTGTCGGCAGCCGATATTCGCCTGGATCCGCCGGATTTAGGCAGCATGCATGTCAAGGTCAGTGTCAGCCAGGATCAGGCGAGCGTGACTTTCGTTTCGCCACATCCACAGGTGCGTGAAGCATTGGATCAGCAGGCAACACGCCTGCGTGAAATGTTTGCCGAGCAGGGGTTGAACCTGGTCAATGTCGATGTCTCGGATCGCCATCAACAGCAACGAGCACAGGATGAGTCCACCTCTGGCAATCGCTCTTCCGAGTCCCAGGCGGAAGAAGAGGCTCTCCAGGTTGTGGGTGAGAGCAGCATTGGTCAATTACGTTTAATTGATCATTACGCCTGA
- a CDS encoding flagellar basal body-associated FliL family protein, whose product MAAAPKKTDKANDANATDTGTVKSDKKKLFLIIGVAVVLILISVGGTLAALKFWRGDDNPDEAVQPAGPVALAPAIYLQLNPNFTINFNVNGRQRFLQAEITLMYRDPVLEPLLKLHMPAIRNSLVMLLSSKNFDELQTPEGKEALRTEALSAVQGIVDREQQAQASASSSAAATSKVEQVLFTTFVMQ is encoded by the coding sequence ATGGCGGCAGCCCCCAAGAAAACCGATAAAGCCAATGACGCAAATGCAACAGATACCGGCACTGTAAAGTCGGATAAAAAAAAGTTGTTCCTGATCATTGGTGTGGCGGTTGTATTAATTCTGATATCCGTTGGTGGGACTTTGGCTGCGCTCAAATTTTGGCGTGGGGATGATAATCCGGATGAGGCCGTGCAACCGGCAGGGCCAGTCGCTTTGGCTCCGGCTATTTACCTGCAGCTCAATCCCAATTTCACCATCAACTTTAACGTGAATGGGCGCCAGCGTTTCTTGCAGGCAGAAATAACCCTGATGTATCGCGATCCTGTATTGGAACCCTTGTTGAAACTGCATATGCCTGCCATACGCAACAGCCTGGTTATGCTGCTCAGCAGTAAGAATTTTGATGAATTACAAACCCCGGAAGGTAAAGAGGCATTGCGTACAGAGGCGCTCAGTGCCGTTCAGGGAATTGTCGATAGAGAACAGCAAGCGCAAGCCAGTGCTTCGTCCAGTGCCGCGGCTACCAGCAAGGTGGAGCAGGTACTGTTTACCACTTTCGTTATGCAATAA
- the fliP gene encoding flagellar type III secretion system pore protein FliP (The bacterial flagellar biogenesis protein FliP forms a type III secretion system (T3SS)-type pore required for flagellar assembly.): protein MFFRRFIGWTSLLLALLVLAPWTLAQTAQPPVTDSNQSLPLAQPSSSLGSLPAIPGLPALTIQTNPDGTQEYTVTLQILALMTALSFLPAILMMMTSFTRIIIVFSILRQALGLQQSPSNQILIGLALFLTLFIMKPVFDQANHDALQPYINGQISAQEALAKTAAPFHRFMLAQTRESDILLFVGIAKHPPIATPEDIPFTILAPAFIISELKTAFQIGFIIFIPFLIIDIVVSSVLMAMGMMMLSPLIISLPFKIMLFVLVDGWAMIVGTLAASYGV from the coding sequence ATGTTTTTTCGGCGATTTATTGGTTGGACGAGCTTGCTGTTGGCACTGTTGGTGTTGGCGCCATGGACGCTGGCGCAAACCGCACAGCCACCGGTAACGGATTCCAATCAGTCCCTGCCGTTGGCACAGCCCTCATCGTCCCTGGGATCGTTGCCCGCTATCCCGGGATTGCCTGCACTGACCATCCAAACCAATCCGGATGGCACCCAGGAATATACCGTAACCCTGCAGATCCTCGCGCTAATGACAGCGCTGAGCTTTTTGCCGGCGATTTTGATGATGATGACCTCATTCACCCGGATCATTATTGTATTTTCTATTTTGCGCCAGGCATTGGGTTTGCAGCAGTCTCCCTCCAATCAGATTTTGATTGGCCTCGCATTATTCCTGACCCTGTTTATTATGAAACCGGTGTTTGACCAGGCTAACCATGATGCCCTCCAGCCCTACATCAATGGGCAAATTTCAGCACAGGAAGCCTTGGCTAAAACAGCAGCGCCTTTCCATCGCTTTATGCTGGCACAAACACGGGAATCAGACATCCTGTTGTTTGTCGGGATTGCCAAGCATCCACCTATTGCAACACCGGAAGACATTCCGTTCACCATACTGGCGCCTGCTTTTATCATCAGTGAGCTGAAAACGGCATTCCAGATAGGTTTTATTATTTTTATCCCCTTTCTCATCATTGATATTGTGGTTTCCAGTGTGTTGATGGCGATGGGTATGATGATGCTCTCGCCGCTGATTATTTCGCTGCCGTTTAAAATTATGTTGTTTGTGCTCGTCGACGGTTGGGCCATGATTGTGGGAACCCTGGCCGCCAGTTACGGTGTATAG
- the fliR gene encoding flagellar biosynthetic protein FliR, translated as MQPLIISEDQLMQFIGQYIWPMLRIGAFYFAVPVIGARTVPARIRLILMLLTVFLLVPVLPPAPVVSLLSLAGLMLIAQEVLIGLALGFTMQVVLHVFVLAGQYIAMKMGLGFAAMNDPSSGVSVTVLSQFYLLLSTLLFLSTNGHLVVLQLMIDSFRFFPIGGDGISTSAYMVIVQMGSWMFSAALLIALPLFTSLMIVNMSFGVMSRAAPQMNVFTVGFPITLVFGLALMYFSLGNFLPLYMELMEEGIGILRNLVEVP; from the coding sequence GTGCAGCCCCTGATCATCAGCGAAGACCAGCTCATGCAATTTATTGGTCAATATATCTGGCCAATGCTGCGTATCGGCGCTTTTTATTTTGCAGTACCCGTTATTGGTGCCCGCACTGTGCCAGCGCGTATTCGTTTGATCCTGATGCTGCTCACCGTATTTTTGCTGGTGCCCGTATTACCTCCTGCACCTGTTGTTTCCCTGCTATCGCTGGCGGGGCTTATGTTGATTGCACAAGAGGTGCTGATTGGCTTGGCGCTGGGGTTTACCATGCAGGTTGTCTTGCATGTTTTTGTATTGGCAGGTCAATACATCGCCATGAAAATGGGGTTGGGGTTTGCTGCTATGAATGACCCGTCCAGTGGCGTCAGTGTCACTGTGTTATCCCAGTTTTATTTGCTGCTTTCCACACTGTTATTTCTCAGTACCAATGGTCATTTGGTGGTGTTGCAGTTAATGATCGATAGTTTTCGCTTTTTCCCCATAGGCGGTGACGGGATAAGTACCTCTGCCTATATGGTAATAGTCCAGATGGGCTCTTGGATGTTTAGCGCGGCCTTGTTGATTGCATTGCCTTTATTTACATCGCTGATGATTGTCAATATGTCATTTGGTGTTATGAGTCGTGCAGCACCGCAAATGAACGTATTTACTGTAGGGTTTCCGATTACCCTGGTCTTTGGTTTGGCGTTGATGTATTTCAGCCTGGGGAATTTCCTGCCGCTCTATATGGAATTAATGGAAGAGGGGATAGGAATACTGCGTAACCTGGTCGAGGTGCCCTGA
- a CDS encoding pYEATS domain-containing protein, with the protein MSEPPTFYQTAKSLARNPLGIIALFIILVYAVAGIVISMAKPDFYNNPLHPAVLFLAIFPVVVLAVFAYLVVNHHRNLYAPEDYEDQKDFFRGLAVPAALTGAPGEVAIATSDTSLKIADVQAQTSLNESYTGLVSFGYALLHHAEVIQARTSPRSGRYRVRVWLESIEHRSLSDIESVTYHVWDDFNQSVISTADASSNFDLWLSIYGEFPVLALVKTKEGQTYELQRYIDLPGRPPD; encoded by the coding sequence ATGAGTGAACCTCCCACTTTTTACCAGACGGCCAAATCCTTAGCGCGTAACCCCTTGGGGATTATTGCCCTGTTTATCATCCTGGTTTATGCCGTTGCCGGTATTGTGATCAGTATGGCCAAGCCGGATTTTTACAATAATCCCCTGCATCCGGCAGTGTTATTCCTGGCCATTTTCCCTGTTGTTGTACTCGCTGTGTTTGCTTACCTGGTGGTAAATCACCATCGCAACCTGTATGCACCCGAGGACTATGAGGATCAAAAGGATTTTTTCCGTGGCCTGGCTGTGCCCGCGGCCCTGACAGGTGCACCGGGTGAGGTGGCCATTGCCACTTCGGATACCTCTCTAAAAATTGCCGATGTGCAAGCACAAACATCATTGAATGAGTCCTACACCGGTTTAGTGTCTTTTGGCTATGCGCTTCTGCATCATGCCGAGGTAATACAGGCGCGTACATCGCCGCGCTCGGGCCGCTATCGTGTCCGGGTCTGGCTTGAATCGATCGAGCATCGCTCGCTCTCGGATATAGAATCGGTGACTTACCATGTGTGGGATGACTTTAATCAGTCAGTTATTTCCACCGCCGATGCCAGCTCCAACTTTGATTTATGGTTGTCTATTTACGGTGAGTTTCCGGTATTGGCCTTGGTCAAAACCAAAGAAGGACAAACCTATGAATTGCAGAGATACATTGACTTGCCAGGGCGACCGCCCGATTAA